One stretch of Paroedura picta isolate Pp20150507F chromosome 13, Ppicta_v3.0, whole genome shotgun sequence DNA includes these proteins:
- the RBMX gene encoding RNA-binding motif protein, X chromosome isoform X1, with amino-acid sequence MVEADRPGKLFIGGLNTETNEKALESVFGKYGRIVEVLLMKDRETNKSRGFAFVTFESPADAKDAARDMNGKSLDGKSIKVEQATKPFFETGRRGPPPPPRSRGPPRGLRGGRGGSGTRGPPSRGSHLGSSRGPLPMKRGPPPRSGGPPPKRPAPSGPVRSSSGMGGRAPLSRGRDSYGGPPRREPLPSRRDVYLSPRDDGYSTKDSYSSRDYPSSRDTRDYAPPPRDYAYRDYGHSSSRDEYPSRGYSDRDGYGGRDRDYSDHPSGGSYRDSYESYGNSRSAPPARGPPPSYGGSSRYDDYGSTRDGYGGSRESYSSSRSEVYSSGRDRVGRQDRGLPPSMERGYPPPRDSYSSSSRGAPRGGGRGGSRSDRGGGRSRY; translated from the exons ATGGTGGAAGCAGATCGGCCTGGAAAGCTGTTCATTGGTGGGTTGAATACAGAGACAAATGAGAAGGCTCTTGAATCTGTCTTTGGCAAATATGGGCGCATAGTGGAAG TTCTCCTCATGAAAGATCGTGAAACCAATAAGTCAAGAGGATTTGCTTTTGTCACTTTTGAGAGTCCTGCAGATGCCAAGGATGCTGCCAGAGATATGAATGGAAAG TCTTTAGATGGGAAATCCATTAAAGTGGAACAGGCTACCAAACCGTTCTTTGAAACCGGTAGGCGtgggcccccaccccctccaaggagTAGAGGCCCTCCCAGAGGTCTTAGAGGTGGAAGAGGTGGCAGTGGAACGCGGGGTCCTCCTTCAAGGGGAAGCCATTTGG GTTCTTCTAGGGGCCCTCTTCCAATGAAAAGAGGACCACCACCACGCAGTGGGGGCCCACCACCTAAAAGACCTGCTCCTTCTGGACCTGTACGTAGCAGCAGTGGAATGGGAGGCAGAG CACCCCTGTCCCGTGGCAGAGACAGCTATGGAGGTCCGCCTCGTAGAGAGCCACTACCGTCACGAAGAGATGTCTACTTGTCTCCAAGAGATGATGGTTACAGCACTAAAGACAG TTATTCAAGTCGTGATTATCCAAGTTCCAGGGACACAAGGgattatgctccaccaccacgAGATTATGCCTACCGTGATTATGGTCATTCCAGTTCACGTGATGAGTACCCCTCAAGAGGTTACAG TGACCGTGATGGCTACGGAGGGCGTGACCGGGACTACTCAGATCATCCTAGCGGAGGCTCTTACAGAGATTCATATGAGAGTTATG GTAACTCACGTAGTGCTCCACCTGCACGAGGGCCCCCTCCATCTTATGGTGGAAGCAGTCGCTATGACGATTACGGGAGCACCCGAGATGGGTATGGTGGAAGTCGAGAAAGTTACTCAAGCAGCAGAAGTGAAGTCTACTCAAGTGGCCGTGATCGTGTTGGAAGACAAGACAGAGGCCTGCCCCCTTCTATGGAAAGGGGCTATCCTCCTCCACGGGATTCATACAGCAGCTCAAGCCGCGGAGCACCCAGAGGTGGTGGCCGTGGAGGGAGTCGCTCTGATAGAGGTGGAGGCCGAAGCAGATACTAA
- the RBMX gene encoding RNA-binding motif protein, X chromosome isoform X2 produces the protein MVEADRPGKLFIGGLNTETNEKALESVFGKYGRIVEVLLMKDRETNKSRGFAFVTFESPADAKDAARDMNGKSLDGKSIKVEQATKPFFETGRRGPPPPPRSRGPPRGLRGGRGGSGTRGPPSRGSHLGSSRGPLPMKRGPPPRSGGPPPKRPAPSGPVRSSSGMGGRAPLSRGRDSYGGPPRREPLPSRRDVYLSPRDDGYSTKDSYSSRDYPSSRDTRDYAPPPRDYAYRDYGHSSSRDEYPSRGYSYSSYSDRDGYGGRDRDYSDHPSGGSYRDSYESYGNSRSAPPARGPPPSYGGSSRYDDYGSTRDGYGGSRESYSSSRSEVYSSGRDRVGRQDRGLPPSMERGYPPPRDSYSSSSRGAPRGGGRGGSRSDRGGGRSRY, from the exons ATGGTGGAAGCAGATCGGCCTGGAAAGCTGTTCATTGGTGGGTTGAATACAGAGACAAATGAGAAGGCTCTTGAATCTGTCTTTGGCAAATATGGGCGCATAGTGGAAG TTCTCCTCATGAAAGATCGTGAAACCAATAAGTCAAGAGGATTTGCTTTTGTCACTTTTGAGAGTCCTGCAGATGCCAAGGATGCTGCCAGAGATATGAATGGAAAG TCTTTAGATGGGAAATCCATTAAAGTGGAACAGGCTACCAAACCGTTCTTTGAAACCGGTAGGCGtgggcccccaccccctccaaggagTAGAGGCCCTCCCAGAGGTCTTAGAGGTGGAAGAGGTGGCAGTGGAACGCGGGGTCCTCCTTCAAGGGGAAGCCATTTGG GTTCTTCTAGGGGCCCTCTTCCAATGAAAAGAGGACCACCACCACGCAGTGGGGGCCCACCACCTAAAAGACCTGCTCCTTCTGGACCTGTACGTAGCAGCAGTGGAATGGGAGGCAGAG CACCCCTGTCCCGTGGCAGAGACAGCTATGGAGGTCCGCCTCGTAGAGAGCCACTACCGTCACGAAGAGATGTCTACTTGTCTCCAAGAGATGATGGTTACAGCACTAAAGACAG TTATTCAAGTCGTGATTATCCAAGTTCCAGGGACACAAGGgattatgctccaccaccacgAGATTATGCCTACCGTGATTATGGTCATTCCAGTTCACGTGATGAGTACCCCTCAAGAGGTTACAG TTATTCTTCTTACAGTGACCGTGATGGCTACGGAGGGCGTGACCGGGACTACTCAGATCATCCTAGCGGAGGCTCTTACAGAGATTCATATGAGAGTTATG GTAACTCACGTAGTGCTCCACCTGCACGAGGGCCCCCTCCATCTTATGGTGGAAGCAGTCGCTATGACGATTACGGGAGCACCCGAGATGGGTATGGTGGAAGTCGAGAAAGTTACTCAAGCAGCAGAAGTGAAGTCTACTCAAGTGGCCGTGATCGTGTTGGAAGACAAGACAGAGGCCTGCCCCCTTCTATGGAAAGGGGCTATCCTCCTCCACGGGATTCATACAGCAGCTCAAGCCGCGGAGCACCCAGAGGTGGTGGCCGTGGAGGGAGTCGCTCTGATAGAGGTGGAGGCCGAAGCAGATACTAA